Genomic window (Streptosporangium brasiliense):
CCACGATCCGCCCGATGAGCAGGAATTAGTCGTACTCGAAATCCGGCAGGGGGGACGGGGGCTCAGGACTGCGCCAGACGACGACGTAATCGCCGCGGGCGGCGTCCACCGCCTCACCGAGCCTGTCGAAGTCGAACTCCGGGAGGTAGCGGAGCCTGGTGAGGAAGGCGGTGTCGGTGGCCGCCTGGGGCACCACGCATCCCTGGCCCTCACGGTCAAGGAGTATGTAGATGACGTCCGGATCGCCCACCACCCGCACCTCGACGACGTCCTCCCACGCGAGGGCGTCAACGCTGCCGTCCGCGTAGTGGCGGGTCACGCCTTCTTCGGTGACGTATACGTAGGAATCCGGCACTGAATTGCCGTGCATGGCCGCGATTGTGACGACTTCAGGGCGTCCGGTGCAATAGAAGCGTGCAAGTCCGGCCACCGGCACGGGCCGCGACCTGCCGCCGCGCGGCCGCGCACGGTGGGCCGCCGCACGGCCGGTGGTCCGCCGCACGGCCATGTCCGGCAGGTCCCACCCGCGCCCGTGCCCGCGACGGCGATCCGCCGGGGAGCCGTCAGTCCGTGCCCCAGCCGTGGTCGAGGTGAGTGGCGACGGCCCGCCGCGCGCTCTCCGCGGGCCCTCTGCCGATCGCGTCGAGCAGCGCCCGGTGCTCGGCGACCAGGACGTCCCGGTCGGTGTAGACGGCGCGCAGCCGTACCAGGCCGAGGCGGGTCTCGGCGGCCAGCACGGCGTAGAGCCGCTCCAGCCGGGGACTGCCCACCGCGACGATCAGCGCCTGGTGCAGCGCCATGTGCTCGGCCACCACGTCGGACCAGGGGGCGTCACCGGGCAGCGCGGCCATCCGGGCCAGCGCCCCGTCGGCCTCCTCGACCCGCCGCCCGGCCAGGGCGGTGGCCATGAGGTCCTCCAGTGGGCGCCGCACGAACATCAGGTCGTCCAGGTCGGCCAGGGTGACCTCGGCCACCTGCGCGCTGCGGTGCCGTTCGCGCCTGAGCAGGCCCTCGTGCACGAGCACGGCCAGCGCCTCCCGGACGGTCGGCCGGGCCACGCCGTACAGGGTGGACAGTTCCTGTTCCGGCAGCGGGGTGCCCGGGGCGATCTCGCCGGAGAGCACCCGGCGGCGCAGGGCGTCGGCGAGGGCGTTGACGGCGGAGACGGGGCGGAGCGGGATGGTCACGCCGACGACTCTATTGCCGCGACCCGGCCCCGGCGGCCCGGACGCCGCTCGGGCAGGGCCACCACGGCCAGGCTCGCGCCGAGCAGCGCCAGCCCGCCGGCTGAGGCGAGCGTGAGCCGCTCACCGAGCACCGCGACGCCGAGCAGGGCGGCGACCGCGGGCTCGGCGAGGGCGAGGGTGGCGGCGGTCGCGACGGGGGTGGTGCGCAGGCCCCTGCCGTACAGGACGTAGGCCAGCGCGGTGGTGGCGCAGCCCAGGTAGAGGGCGGTGAGCAGGCCGCGCGGCTCGGCGAGCCAGGCGGTGCCCGTCCACAGCAGGACCGGGAGCATCACGACCGCGGCCCCGCCGAACATCGCCCCCATCACCGCGCCGGAGGGGGCGCCCGCGCCGATCACCCGGGCCGCCGCCACCGCGTAGAAGGCGTACAGCAGACCGCCGACCAGCGCGATCAGGATCCCGTCCAGCCGCGCCTCGCCCCCTCCGCCGGTGAGCACGGCGCAGCCCGCGATCGCCACCGCGGTCGCCCCGGCCCAGCGCCGGGTGGGCGGCACCCGGTTGAGCAGCCAGGAGAGCAGGCCGGTGAAGACCGGGCCGCTGCCGATGGCGACCACGGTGCCGATGGCCACGCCGGTCCGGCTGACCGCGGCGAAGAAGCAGAGCTGGTAGGCGGCCACGGCCAGCGCGGCCGCCAGCAGCAGGCCCCGGTGCGGCAGAGACCGGAGGGCCGGCCCCGCGGCGACGGCGAGCACCAGGCCGCCGATCACCAGGCGGGCGGCGGCCAGGGAGACCGGGTCGACGCCGGCGACGAGCAGTCCGGCGGTGCCTGCGGTGCCCCAGAGCACGGCGGCTCCGACAACGGCGAGCTTCATGGCTAGATTGTCTGACAACTAGACAATTCAGTCAAGCGCGGGCGACCCCCCTCCCGTTTTCCCGGGGATCCGCGCGGGTAGCTTGGCCAGGTGAGACATCGGGGAATCGCCGCGGTCCTGTCGGCGGTGGCATTGCTGAGCGGGTGCGCGCCCGCCGGGTCCGCCGCGGGTCCGGACACCCGCCACTCGGCACCCGCCAGGCCGGGGGCCTCGCCGGCGACGGC
Coding sequences:
- a CDS encoding GntR family transcriptional regulator, giving the protein MTIPLRPVSAVNALADALRRRVLSGEIAPGTPLPEQELSTLYGVARPTVREALAVLVHEGLLRRERHRSAQVAEVTLADLDDLMFVRRPLEDLMATALAGRRVEEADGALARMAALPGDAPWSDVVAEHMALHQALIVAVGSPRLERLYAVLAAETRLGLVRLRAVYTDRDVLVAEHRALLDAIGRGPAESARRAVATHLDHGWGTD
- a CDS encoding DMT family transporter — protein: MKLAVVGAAVLWGTAGTAGLLVAGVDPVSLAAARLVIGGLVLAVAAGPALRSLPHRGLLLAAALAVAAYQLCFFAAVSRTGVAIGTVVAIGSGPVFTGLLSWLLNRVPPTRRWAGATAVAIAGCAVLTGGGGEARLDGILIALVGGLLYAFYAVAAARVIGAGAPSGAVMGAMFGGAAVVMLPVLLWTGTAWLAEPRGLLTALYLGCATTALAYVLYGRGLRTTPVATAATLALAEPAVAALLGVAVLGERLTLASAGGLALLGASLAVVALPERRPGRRGRVAAIESSA